Proteins co-encoded in one bacterium genomic window:
- a CDS encoding ferritin: MGTKGREIVGMDVNHVLDLLNKAFADEWLAYYQYWLGAKIIAGPMKDNVNTELLQHAADELRHADMVANRIIQLGGTPLTNPQQWFKETNCGYDEPTDPFVQRILEQNIKGEQCAISVYHKLIQEVGLKDPVTYNMAVQILQDEVEHEEDLQALLEDLTMMLSRTAR, from the coding sequence ACCACGTCCTGGATCTGCTCAACAAAGCGTTTGCGGACGAATGGCTGGCTTACTACCAGTATTGGCTGGGAGCCAAAATCATCGCCGGGCCGATGAAGGACAACGTCAACACCGAGCTGCTGCAGCATGCCGCCGATGAGCTGCGCCACGCGGATATGGTGGCCAACCGAATCATCCAGCTGGGCGGCACGCCGTTGACCAACCCGCAGCAGTGGTTTAAAGAGACCAATTGCGGGTACGACGAACCAACCGATCCCTTTGTCCAACGCATTCTTGAACAGAACATCAAAGGCGAGCAGTGCGCCATCTCTGTTTATCACAAACTTATCCAGGAGGTCGGCTTGAAGGACCCGGTCACTTATAACATGGCCGTGCAGATTCTTCAGGATGAGGTGGAACACGAAGAGGATCTTCAGGCTCTGCTGGAAGATCTGACCATGATGCTGTCGAGGACGGCTCGCTAA